The following are encoded together in the bacterium genome:
- the purH gene encoding bifunctional phosphoribosylaminoimidazolecarboxamide formyltransferase/IMP cyclohydrolase, protein MNPPTAAESGAMTAASAAPDFVRVRRAVLSVYDKTGIVEFARALTSHGVEIISTGGTLKALRDAGLAATSVEDLTGVGSMFDGRVKTLHPIMMGGILARPGHPKDRDQMREHNIAALELVVVNLYPFSRAADDPNATLAEAIELIDVGGPSMIRGAAKNHATVAVVCDPADYATITAELNDHQGQTTLATRARLAAKAFAITAAYDARIAAYLYDRFSGEEQGVFPAVYIPRFTRMASLRYGENPHQQAAIYAADEAPISLARARVHGGKELSYNNLNDLDAAWRMAADFAQPFAAIFKHASPCGAAVAGNIRDAYLAAYDTDPLSAYGGIVALNRPVDLDCARALDETTFLECILAPGFAPDALDLLKQKKTRRYVEVPTMNLREALRFRMRDVVGGLLVQSEDTAVVGAENLRVVTRKQPTPAEIESLLLGRIMVKHAKSNAIVLVRGNAAVGFGAGQTSRVDAVHQAISKAGERSKGAVLASDAFFPMADGPEAAIAAGITAIIQPGGSKRDPDVIAACDAAGIAMVFSGVRNFRH, encoded by the coding sequence ATGAATCCCCCCACCGCCGCCGAGTCCGGCGCCATGACCGCCGCGTCCGCCGCCCCCGATTTCGTGCGCGTCCGGCGCGCCGTGCTCTCCGTCTACGACAAGACCGGCATCGTCGAGTTCGCCCGCGCCCTGACATCCCACGGGGTCGAGATTATCTCCACCGGCGGCACATTGAAGGCGCTGCGCGACGCCGGTCTCGCGGCCACCTCGGTCGAGGACTTGACCGGCGTCGGCTCGATGTTCGATGGCCGTGTCAAGACCCTGCATCCGATCATGATGGGCGGCATCCTCGCCCGCCCCGGCCATCCGAAGGACCGCGACCAGATGCGTGAGCATAACATCGCCGCCCTTGAATTGGTGGTGGTCAATCTCTACCCGTTCTCCAGGGCCGCCGATGACCCCAACGCCACGCTGGCCGAGGCGATCGAACTGATCGACGTCGGCGGGCCATCGATGATCCGCGGCGCGGCGAAAAACCACGCCACCGTCGCGGTGGTCTGCGATCCGGCCGATTACGCCACCATCACCGCCGAGCTGAACGACCACCAGGGACAGACCACACTGGCCACCCGCGCCCGTCTGGCGGCCAAGGCGTTTGCGATCACCGCCGCCTACGATGCCCGGATCGCCGCGTATCTTTACGATCGCTTTTCCGGCGAGGAACAGGGCGTCTTCCCGGCGGTCTATATCCCGCGTTTCACCCGGATGGCCTCGTTGCGCTACGGCGAGAATCCCCATCAGCAGGCGGCGATCTACGCCGCCGATGAGGCGCCCATTTCGCTGGCGCGCGCGCGGGTGCATGGCGGTAAGGAACTCTCCTACAACAATCTCAACGATCTCGATGCCGCCTGGCGGATGGCCGCCGACTTCGCGCAGCCCTTCGCCGCCATTTTTAAGCACGCCAGCCCCTGCGGCGCTGCGGTCGCCGGCAACATCCGCGACGCCTACCTCGCCGCCTATGACACCGATCCGCTCTCGGCCTACGGCGGCATCGTCGCGCTCAACCGTCCGGTCGACCTCGATTGCGCCCGGGCGCTGGATGAGACCACCTTCCTGGAATGCATCCTCGCGCCCGGCTTTGCGCCCGATGCGCTCGATTTGCTCAAGCAGAAAAAGACCCGCCGCTATGTCGAAGTGCCGACCATGAATCTCAGGGAGGCCCTGCGCTTCCGCATGCGCGATGTCGTCGGCGGCCTTCTGGTGCAAAGCGAGGACACCGCCGTCGTCGGCGCGGAAAACCTGCGGGTTGTGACCCGCAAACAGCCGACACCGGCAGAGATCGAGTCGCTCCTGCTGGGACGCATCATGGTCAAGCATGCCAAGTCGAACGCGATCGTCCTGGTCAGGGGGAACGCCGCGGTCGGCTTCGGCGCCGGGCAGACATCGCGCGTCGATGCGGTGCATCAGGCCATCAGCAAGGCGGGAGAGAGATCGAAAGGCGCGGTGCTGGCCTCCGATGCCTTCTTCCCGATGGCCGATGGACCGGAGGCGGCCATCGCCGCGGGCATCACCGCGATCATCCAACCGGGAGGCTCCAAACGCGACCCCGA
- a CDS encoding phosphoribosylaminoimidazolesuccinocarboxamide synthase: MTVTTDHGAIVQTNIPGVPLHARGKVRDVYDLGDKLLIVATDRLSAFDVVLPTPIPGKGKLLTRMSVFWFSQTRHIVPNHLLASDVAAFPPPLPDFADQLDGRSMLVKKCRRIDFECVVRGYITGSLMAEYEDARPNAKGGVVSLHGFRFPDNLVESQKLPEPIFTPATKSDTGHDENISFQRMADELGADLAGRLRDTSIALYNWVADYSRARGVIIADTKFEFGFDGDTLTLIDEICSPDSSRFWPAAHYQPGKVQPSFDKQYVREYLKAIRWSKTPPGPELPADVVANTVAKYEEVARLLIPSS, encoded by the coding sequence ATGACAGTGACCACCGACCACGGCGCCATCGTTCAAACCAACATCCCCGGCGTCCCGCTCCATGCCCGCGGCAAGGTCCGCGACGTCTATGATCTGGGCGACAAACTGCTGATCGTGGCCACCGACCGTCTCTCGGCCTTCGATGTCGTGTTGCCGACCCCGATTCCCGGCAAGGGGAAACTCCTCACCCGCATGTCGGTCTTCTGGTTTTCGCAGACACGGCACATCGTGCCCAATCATCTGCTGGCCAGCGACGTTGCCGCCTTCCCGCCGCCGCTCCCCGACTTCGCCGATCAGCTGGATGGGCGTTCGATGCTGGTCAAGAAGTGCCGCCGCATCGACTTTGAATGCGTCGTGCGCGGCTACATCACCGGCTCGCTGATGGCCGAGTACGAGGATGCCCGTCCGAACGCCAAGGGCGGCGTGGTTTCGCTTCATGGTTTCCGCTTCCCCGATAACCTGGTGGAGTCGCAGAAACTGCCGGAGCCGATCTTCACCCCGGCCACCAAAAGCGACACCGGCCACGATGAGAACATCTCGTTTCAGCGCATGGCCGATGAGCTGGGCGCCGATCTGGCCGGGCGGCTGCGCGACACCTCGATTGCGCTCTACAACTGGGTCGCCGACTACTCCCGCGCCCGCGGCGTGATCATCGCCGACACCAAGTTCGAATTCGGTTTCGACGGCGACACGCTCACGTTGATCGATGAGATTTGCTCCCCCGACTCCTCGCGCTTCTGGCCCGCCGCCCACTACCAGCCGGGCAAGGTCCAGCCCAGTTTCGACAAGCAGTATGTGCGCGAGTATCTCAAGGCCATTCGCTGGAGCAAGACCCCGCCTGGGCCGGAGCTTCCGGCCGACGTGGTCGCCAACACCGTGGCCAAGTATGAGGAAGTCGCGCGGCTTCTCATTCCGTCATCATGA